In a genomic window of uncultured Sphaerochaeta sp.:
- a CDS encoding sugar-binding domain-containing protein gives MSNTRRAEYPRPDFQRSQWQNLNGVWDFAFDDEDKGKEERWYERADFANTQIVVPFVYQCAASTIADLSYHPIFWYSRLVAYEEDAEKLRSYLCFAAVDHEAEVWVNGRYMGSHRGGYTPFSFDVTDALHPGTDNLVVVRCEDRNDCSQVRGKQYWKTENDRCWYTPSSGIWQTVWLEKRPEVHISSFELESDIDTSMLSMRVILNRKPYQPCSLTVDLSKGGVCVQHAVLSMHEQTSQWKIPVLEDDYIDEIHYWTPERPSLYDIDFTLACDQQVDEVHAYFGMRKISIRDGHVLLNNKPFYQRLVLDQAYWEETLLTAPSDEAFKQDIERIKQMGFNGVRLHQKIEDSRFYYWADVLGLVVWAELPSTYSFNPVARQLSIESLTAFIERDRNHPCIICWVPLNESWGVRNIYANEEQQRFAVALYHLVKMLDGSRMVNTNDGWEQVSSDLCGVHDYIPDGERFSHVWKDLESLLEGTVQGRMIYASGYSFANQPIMVTEFGGIAFNADMVGSHWGYAGGVEDERQFLSRLRSLITAIRSKKEIQGFCYTQLTDVMQEVNGLLRIDRSAKCSPEEIRSIITS, from the coding sequence ATGAGCAACACAAGACGGGCAGAGTATCCAAGACCTGACTTCCAGCGTTCCCAGTGGCAGAATCTGAATGGGGTGTGGGATTTTGCCTTTGACGATGAGGACAAAGGCAAGGAGGAGCGGTGGTACGAGCGAGCAGACTTTGCAAACACGCAGATTGTGGTGCCGTTTGTCTATCAGTGTGCTGCCTCCACCATTGCCGACCTCTCCTATCATCCCATCTTTTGGTACTCGCGTCTTGTCGCGTATGAAGAGGATGCAGAGAAGCTGAGAAGCTATCTCTGTTTTGCTGCGGTGGACCACGAGGCTGAGGTCTGGGTCAACGGCCGGTATATGGGCAGTCATCGCGGTGGGTATACCCCGTTCTCCTTTGATGTGACTGATGCACTCCATCCGGGAACGGACAATCTGGTGGTGGTTCGCTGCGAGGACCGCAATGACTGCAGTCAGGTGCGGGGCAAGCAGTACTGGAAGACAGAGAATGACCGGTGCTGGTATACGCCGAGCTCGGGTATCTGGCAAACGGTGTGGTTGGAGAAACGGCCAGAAGTGCATATCAGCTCCTTTGAGCTGGAAAGCGATATTGATACCTCAATGCTTTCCATGCGCGTTATCCTCAACAGGAAACCTTACCAGCCTTGTTCCTTGACGGTCGATCTTTCCAAGGGAGGGGTGTGTGTCCAACATGCTGTGCTGAGCATGCATGAACAGACTTCGCAGTGGAAGATTCCGGTTCTGGAGGATGACTATATCGATGAGATTCACTACTGGACACCGGAGCGGCCTTCCCTCTATGACATCGACTTTACGCTTGCTTGCGACCAACAGGTCGATGAGGTGCACGCTTACTTTGGCATGCGCAAGATATCCATTCGCGATGGGCACGTGCTGCTGAACAACAAACCCTTCTACCAGCGCTTGGTACTCGACCAGGCATACTGGGAGGAGACGTTGCTGACAGCCCCATCCGATGAGGCGTTCAAGCAGGATATTGAGCGCATCAAGCAGATGGGCTTCAACGGGGTGCGGTTGCACCAGAAGATTGAGGACAGCAGGTTCTACTATTGGGCCGATGTTTTGGGCCTGGTGGTGTGGGCCGAACTACCCAGCACCTACAGTTTCAACCCGGTGGCGAGGCAGCTGAGCATCGAGAGCCTGACTGCGTTCATTGAACGCGATAGGAACCATCCCTGCATCATCTGCTGGGTTCCCCTCAATGAATCGTGGGGGGTGCGCAATATCTACGCCAATGAGGAACAGCAACGCTTCGCTGTAGCGCTCTACCATCTGGTGAAGATGCTGGATGGAAGCCGGATGGTGAACACCAATGATGGGTGGGAGCAGGTGAGCAGTGACCTGTGCGGAGTGCATGACTATATTCCCGATGGCGAGCGTTTCTCCCATGTCTGGAAGGATCTTGAGTCATTGCTGGAAGGGACTGTCCAGGGGCGCATGATCTATGCCTCAGGATACTCGTTTGCAAACCAGCCCATCATGGTCACCGAGTTCGGAGGCATCGCCTTCAATGCCGATATGGTGGGAAGCCATTGGGGGTATGCCGGAGGGGTGGAGGATGAGCGGCAGTTTCTCAGCCGTCTGAGAAGCCTGATCACTGCGATTCGGTCAAAGAAGGAGATCCAAGGCTTCTGCTACACCCAGCTTACGGATGTGATGCAGGAGGTGAATGGGCTTTTGCGCATTGATCGAAGTGCAAAATGCAGTCCTGAGGAAATCCGGAGCATCATCACCAGCTGA
- a CDS encoding RloB family protein: MILIASEGQKTEELYFSFPFLSHRRVKILPIPSQDGCSAPAYVLDNLKNTAKQLDLGKQDRLWLAIDRDRWKEQQIREVMGKKIRNIPIKVALSNPCFELWLYLHFAPMPAEPMQSSQEMESKLRTVKGSYSKTSLKAEEFEPGLVNAMEEAEKTSTDSDGIPNNPGTHVHRILKEIKDLKTKEDGIPCT, encoded by the coding sequence ATGATACTTATTGCATCCGAGGGACAAAAGACAGAAGAACTGTATTTCTCATTTCCATTCCTTTCTCATAGAAGAGTAAAAATCCTTCCAATTCCTTCTCAAGATGGCTGTTCCGCTCCTGCTTACGTACTCGATAACCTGAAGAATACTGCAAAACAACTTGATCTAGGCAAGCAAGATCGCCTTTGGTTGGCAATTGATAGAGATAGATGGAAAGAGCAACAAATCAGGGAAGTAATGGGGAAAAAAATCAGAAATATACCAATCAAAGTGGCTCTGAGCAACCCCTGCTTTGAGCTTTGGCTCTATCTGCATTTTGCGCCTATGCCAGCAGAACCAATGCAAAGCTCACAAGAAATGGAATCAAAGTTGAGAACAGTCAAGGGCTCCTATTCCAAGACTTCATTGAAGGCGGAAGAATTTGAACCCGGACTAGTCAATGCAATGGAAGAAGCAGAAAAAACTTCGACAGACAGCGATGGAATACCGAACAATCCAGGAACACATGTGCATCGTATCCTAAAAGAAATCAAAGATTTGAAAACAAAGGAAGATGGTATCCCGTGCACTTGA
- a CDS encoding ATP-binding protein: protein MLINFTVSNFRSFKEEALLNLAPAKRIREMSEHILHSPENKAVDVLPVSVMYGKNGSGKTTFIDALQFMKLRITQDIYPSVTPFRLADELQESKPTRFSILFKYYGIVYDYGFSLHKKTVQEEWLSAYFTSKPSLMFERYMENGKPSATFGQALVSATPKGKGFLGFIMQGIKPEELFLREAVKRNVSILAPIVDWFSDHCFIIKPESTVQALELILHDQTETLNKMNERIKEMDLDVDALSSVRTPFDVEKFCSRLGDTEAEQYRSIFEELQIGQAVTLSDEFAHPNGVVRKTAEGFDMVKLEAGYTRQDGKNIQFDMALASSGMNRMIHLLPALDLIHGEDTVFVIDELERSLHTLLAQYFIKNFISETTNAQKGNQLIFSTHDTNLLDANLFRSDEIWLIEKDQEHASHLCNLVEFKLTTGLNYEKGYLNGRFGAIPVFHGDTLRIH from the coding sequence ATGCTGATAAATTTTACCGTTTCAAATTTTAGAAGTTTCAAGGAGGAAGCATTGCTTAACCTCGCCCCGGCAAAACGAATCAGGGAAATGAGTGAGCATATCTTGCATTCTCCAGAAAACAAAGCAGTAGACGTGCTTCCTGTTTCAGTCATGTACGGGAAAAACGGCAGTGGAAAAACCACGTTCATTGATGCCCTGCAATTCATGAAGTTACGAATTACTCAAGATATCTACCCTTCTGTTACTCCTTTTCGTTTGGCAGATGAGCTGCAAGAGAGCAAACCCACCAGATTCTCAATCTTGTTCAAGTACTACGGTATTGTATACGACTATGGATTCTCCCTGCATAAAAAAACTGTACAGGAAGAGTGGCTTTCTGCCTATTTCACTTCCAAACCCAGCCTCATGTTCGAACGCTATATGGAAAATGGAAAGCCTTCGGCCACATTTGGACAGGCTCTTGTATCTGCCACCCCAAAAGGAAAAGGTTTTCTTGGTTTTATCATGCAAGGCATTAAGCCCGAAGAACTTTTCCTTCGTGAAGCTGTGAAGAGAAACGTCAGTATTCTTGCACCAATTGTTGATTGGTTTTCTGACCATTGCTTTATCATCAAGCCAGAAAGCACAGTGCAAGCACTTGAGCTCATACTTCACGATCAGACTGAAACACTTAATAAAATGAATGAGCGTATCAAAGAAATGGATCTTGATGTTGATGCCCTGAGCTCAGTACGCACACCGTTTGATGTTGAGAAGTTTTGTTCTCGCCTCGGAGATACTGAAGCAGAACAGTACCGGTCAATATTTGAAGAATTGCAAATTGGTCAAGCCGTGACACTGAGTGATGAATTTGCACATCCAAATGGAGTTGTCAGGAAAACTGCAGAAGGGTTTGATATGGTTAAACTTGAAGCAGGTTATACGAGACAGGATGGGAAGAATATACAGTTTGACATGGCTTTGGCTTCCAGCGGAATGAACAGGATGATCCACTTACTGCCTGCTTTGGATCTTATCCACGGGGAAGACACTGTCTTTGTAATTGATGAATTGGAGAGAAGTCTTCATACACTGCTTGCCCAATACTTCATCAAGAACTTCATCTCTGAGACTACCAATGCTCAGAAAGGAAACCAACTCATCTTTAGTACACACGATACCAATCTACTGGATGCAAATTTGTTTCGTAGTGATGAGATTTGGCTCATAGAAAAGGATCAGGAACATGCAAGCCATCTTTGTAATCTTGTCGAGTTCAAGCTTACAACAGGATTGAATTATGAAAAAGGATACCTAAACGGAAGATTTGGAGCGATACCAGTCTTTCACGGGGATACACTGAGGATACATTGA
- a CDS encoding ArsR family transcriptional regulator, with product MSQKILFAGPDEVQTIARALDSELRLQMIHLLQNSNMNIKQLCAALQIPQSTCTANIQILEKANIVETKQLPAQSRGVQKLCSLKYEKLMVTLINPANANNTSRIETEMPIGLFSDYSVTVPCGMLSDTGLIGYYDSTSSFLDPGRASASLIWFSYGYLEYRFPKNFEPSSTIESITFSAEVCSEYPGHNNEWPSDITLWINDKEIGTWTSPGDMGGVRGLLTPSWWNTNDSQSGFLKSWLVTTTGSFMDGKKLSSITVDALDINAASSITIRIGVKEHAKNRGGINIFGSKFGNHAQDLKLCIQLS from the coding sequence ATGAGCCAGAAAATCCTCTTTGCCGGACCTGATGAAGTGCAAACCATCGCACGCGCCTTGGATTCAGAGTTGCGCCTGCAGATGATACACCTCCTGCAAAACTCCAACATGAACATCAAGCAGCTCTGCGCTGCCCTTCAGATTCCCCAATCGACCTGTACTGCCAACATCCAGATCCTGGAGAAAGCCAATATTGTGGAGACCAAACAACTCCCTGCCCAGAGCAGAGGAGTCCAGAAGCTCTGTTCCCTCAAGTATGAAAAGCTGATGGTAACCCTCATCAATCCGGCAAATGCGAACAACACCAGCAGAATCGAGACGGAAATGCCTATCGGTCTCTTTTCCGACTACTCGGTCACTGTACCGTGCGGCATGCTCTCCGACACCGGGCTCATCGGTTACTACGACTCGACATCGTCCTTTCTTGACCCTGGGCGGGCAAGTGCAAGCCTCATCTGGTTTTCCTATGGCTATCTGGAGTATCGGTTCCCCAAGAATTTCGAACCCTCGTCCACAATTGAGAGCATCACCTTCAGTGCCGAAGTCTGCTCGGAGTATCCCGGTCACAACAACGAGTGGCCCAGTGACATCACCCTGTGGATCAACGACAAGGAGATTGGAACCTGGACAAGCCCCGGGGACATGGGAGGCGTACGCGGCCTGCTGACCCCCTCCTGGTGGAACACCAACGACAGCCAATCCGGCTTTCTCAAAAGTTGGCTTGTTACCACCACCGGCTCTTTCATGGATGGAAAAAAGCTCTCATCCATCACCGTGGATGCCTTGGACATCAATGCAGCAAGCTCCATCACCATCCGTATCGGGGTGAAGGAGCATGCCAAAAACAGAGGGGGCATCAATATCTTCGGTTCAAAATTCGGCAACCACGCCCAGGACCTGAAACTCTGCATCCAACTCAGCTGA
- a CDS encoding carbohydrate ABC transporter permease — translation MKLSRKANLAMLLAFLVVGFVFLLPFLWMTFSSIKPEALIRGNPEQLFPTSVTVGNYVSLFSQIPFFRFLINSFIFAGGVTLSSLLLDSMAGYAFAKLPFKGSSVLFILVLVTMMVPFQITMIPLYLIMNKFQILNTYAGLMLPRLTNAFGIYFMRQSFLSIPNELMDAGRIDGVGETGIFFRIMVPVVVASLSTLGVFHFMYNWNDFLWPMLMTNTVEMQTLPVGLALFQGEHVMEHGPMFAGAVLSIVPILIIFLAAQKTFIKGIALSGIKG, via the coding sequence ATGAAACTCTCAAGAAAAGCCAATCTTGCCATGCTTCTTGCCTTTCTGGTAGTAGGCTTTGTGTTCCTGCTGCCCTTCCTCTGGATGACATTCTCCTCCATCAAGCCTGAAGCGCTGATCAGGGGCAATCCTGAGCAACTCTTTCCCACCAGCGTAACGGTGGGCAACTATGTGAGTCTCTTCAGCCAGATCCCCTTCTTCCGGTTCCTGATCAACTCCTTCATCTTCGCAGGTGGGGTGACGCTCAGTTCGCTTTTGTTGGACTCCATGGCCGGGTATGCTTTTGCAAAGCTCCCGTTCAAAGGTTCCTCGGTGCTTTTCATTCTGGTGCTGGTGACCATGATGGTTCCCTTCCAGATCACCATGATTCCCCTCTACCTCATCATGAACAAGTTCCAGATACTCAACACCTATGCCGGCCTGATGTTGCCTCGCCTGACCAACGCCTTCGGCATCTATTTCATGCGCCAGTCCTTTCTCTCCATTCCCAACGAACTGATGGATGCAGGAAGAATTGACGGGGTTGGGGAAACAGGCATTTTCTTTAGGATCATGGTACCTGTGGTGGTTGCTTCTCTCTCCACCTTGGGGGTCTTCCACTTCATGTACAACTGGAATGACTTTCTCTGGCCCATGCTGATGACCAATACGGTGGAGATGCAGACTTTGCCCGTGGGCTTGGCTCTCTTCCAGGGTGAGCATGTCATGGAACACGGACCGATGTTTGCGGGGGCGGTGCTCTCCATTGTTCCGATTCTCATCATCTTTTTGGCAGCGCAAAAGACCTTCATCAAGGGCATCGCCCTCAGTGGAATCAAGGGGTAA
- a CDS encoding riboflavin kinase — MSSAFGVFDGIHKGHQALLALKPKKIYLSPLPQSSSLTTSEEREALIRKYAGKKGTVSYSESPSKSESLLLYPDAAEYALLTKEYLEKSTYTEPVLHHELPITSERIRMALEAGEVEEAEAMLGYSYTLTGEVVYGRQLGRTVGMPTVNLKIAPEKLLPKHGVYGSITIVDGVRYLGVTSIGLRPTVDDLPHITIETFLVHFNRDLYGQQVSLELKTYIRPITKFESLEAVRQKVDEDVRYVVEKRYE; from the coding sequence ATGAGCAGTGCCTTCGGCGTCTTCGACGGTATACATAAGGGCCATCAGGCACTTTTGGCCCTCAAGCCCAAGAAGATCTATCTCAGCCCGCTCCCCCAAAGCTCCTCGCTGACCACCTCCGAAGAGCGGGAAGCGCTTATCAGGAAGTACGCTGGGAAGAAGGGTACAGTCAGCTATTCTGAATCCCCAAGCAAGAGCGAATCTCTCTTGCTCTACCCTGATGCTGCTGAGTATGCACTCCTTACAAAAGAATATCTGGAAAAGAGTACCTATACCGAACCTGTTCTCCATCATGAACTCCCCATTACCTCCGAAAGAATTCGAATGGCTTTGGAAGCGGGAGAGGTGGAAGAGGCTGAGGCGATGCTAGGCTACTCCTATACCCTTACCGGAGAGGTGGTGTATGGGAGACAGTTGGGAAGAACGGTGGGCATGCCCACCGTAAACCTGAAGATTGCCCCTGAGAAACTGCTTCCCAAGCACGGGGTGTATGGTTCGATTACCATTGTAGATGGGGTGCGCTATCTGGGCGTCACCAGCATCGGCCTGCGGCCTACCGTTGATGATCTTCCTCATATTACCATCGAAACCTTCTTGGTGCATTTCAACCGCGACCTCTATGGGCAACAAGTCAGTTTGGAGCTGAAGACCTACATCCGACCCATCACCAAGTTTGAGAGCCTTGAAGCCGTACGGCAAAAGGTTGATGAGGATGTGCGGTATGTCGTGGAAAAGCGTTACGAATAA
- the gnpA gene encoding 1,3-beta-galactosyl-N-acetylhexosamine phosphorylase — MKAEQYQKGSFTMPGEAGYENLTLELAQKWGADVIRDCEGTKLSSELLSAGMDVYSTICIIREHNAFAQEHPQFQQQVFLESERVLCTDTTVSINLLSQYFSRQFEINVSCVALWQVFDRTTGEEVSPSQWAFEESTGKVLIRNAVQWHHYSVNFLAYRIWEEINMYNHVTNSWEKEPLRQLDPRYPEVREYLRKWLAAWCEDHPETDVVRFTSLFYNFVWIWGSDERNQHLFTDWASYDFTVSPLALEQFAQAYGYALTAEDFINQGYRNPNHIAWKQKMVDYLWFTNAFVCSFGKELVDIVHRYGKKAYVFYDDSWVGMEPQSEAFQSIGFDGIIKCVFSGFEVRLCSSVPGSLTHELRLHPYLFPVGLGGAPTFKEGGNPALDAQQYWVQVRRALLRTPVDRIGLGGYLHLTEGFPEFVDTISDIAKQFRIIKELHQRSEVQKAPVRIGILTSWGKLRTWTCGGHYHEHPDLDLINILESLAGLPYEVEFLSFEEINHESLSTVDVVINAGFDGSSWSGGAHWKDDVVLSTLTEWVYEGGTFLGVNEPSAVQGYANNLRMAPVLGIDIDDGRRLCHGVWKVEPSTDGLEEFSLAKKEGVYLLAGTTEVLQVKDSIPVLTRSAFGKGKGIYLSEYRYTPHNTFALRSLLEQSVGKSSSFSTNNPFVDCAFFPDTRTLVLANGSPEEQAAVVRVGNETRNAQMEGFRMKILKL, encoded by the coding sequence GTGAAAGCAGAGCAATATCAGAAAGGGTCCTTTACCATGCCCGGTGAAGCTGGGTATGAGAACCTTACCTTGGAGTTGGCACAGAAGTGGGGTGCCGATGTCATCCGCGACTGTGAGGGTACCAAGCTCTCTTCCGAGTTGCTTTCTGCCGGCATGGATGTCTATTCCACCATTTGCATCATTCGCGAGCACAATGCATTTGCCCAAGAACACCCCCAATTCCAACAGCAGGTGTTCTTGGAGAGTGAACGGGTGCTGTGCACTGATACCACGGTGTCCATAAATCTTCTCAGCCAATACTTTTCCCGCCAGTTTGAAATCAACGTAAGCTGTGTTGCTCTCTGGCAGGTATTCGACCGGACCACCGGAGAAGAGGTTTCTCCTTCGCAATGGGCATTTGAAGAGAGCACTGGCAAAGTGCTTATTCGCAATGCAGTGCAGTGGCATCACTACAGCGTGAACTTCCTTGCCTATCGGATCTGGGAAGAGATCAACATGTACAACCATGTGACCAACAGCTGGGAGAAGGAGCCGCTTCGCCAACTCGACCCGCGGTACCCAGAGGTGCGGGAGTATTTGCGCAAATGGTTGGCTGCCTGGTGTGAGGACCATCCTGAGACTGATGTGGTGCGGTTCACTTCACTCTTCTACAACTTTGTCTGGATCTGGGGCAGTGATGAGCGCAACCAGCATCTGTTCACCGATTGGGCTTCCTATGACTTTACGGTAAGTCCCTTGGCTTTGGAGCAGTTTGCCCAAGCCTATGGGTATGCTCTTACGGCAGAGGATTTCATCAACCAAGGGTATCGCAACCCCAATCATATCGCATGGAAGCAGAAGATGGTGGACTACCTCTGGTTCACCAACGCATTTGTATGTTCTTTCGGCAAGGAGCTGGTGGACATCGTCCACCGCTACGGCAAGAAGGCCTATGTCTTCTATGATGATAGCTGGGTGGGTATGGAACCCCAGTCGGAAGCGTTCCAGAGCATCGGTTTCGATGGCATCATCAAGTGCGTGTTCTCGGGCTTTGAGGTACGACTCTGCAGCAGCGTACCGGGAAGCCTCACCCATGAACTTAGGTTGCATCCCTATCTCTTCCCGGTAGGCCTTGGTGGTGCTCCCACCTTCAAGGAAGGGGGCAACCCCGCCCTCGATGCCCAGCAGTACTGGGTGCAGGTTCGCAGGGCTCTTCTGAGAACGCCTGTCGATAGGATTGGACTGGGTGGCTACCTGCATCTGACCGAGGGCTTCCCAGAGTTTGTCGATACCATTTCCGACATTGCCAAGCAGTTCAGGATAATCAAGGAACTGCACCAACGCTCTGAAGTGCAGAAGGCACCGGTGAGGATTGGCATCCTCACCAGTTGGGGAAAGCTGAGGACCTGGACGTGCGGTGGACACTATCATGAGCACCCAGATCTGGATCTGATCAACATCCTGGAAAGCCTTGCAGGCCTTCCCTATGAGGTTGAGTTCCTAAGCTTTGAAGAGATCAATCATGAGAGCCTATCCACAGTTGATGTCGTCATCAATGCTGGCTTTGACGGCAGCAGTTGGAGTGGGGGAGCTCATTGGAAGGACGATGTTGTGCTCTCCACGCTCACTGAGTGGGTGTATGAGGGAGGAACGTTCTTGGGTGTCAACGAACCCTCAGCGGTACAAGGCTATGCCAACAACCTGCGCATGGCGCCTGTGCTGGGCATCGATATTGATGATGGAAGGCGTCTGTGTCATGGCGTCTGGAAGGTCGAGCCATCTACTGATGGGCTTGAGGAATTCTCCTTAGCCAAGAAGGAGGGTGTCTACCTCCTTGCTGGTACTACCGAAGTTTTACAGGTGAAAGACTCAATCCCTGTGCTTACTCGCAGTGCATTCGGCAAAGGAAAGGGTATCTATCTGAGTGAGTATCGCTACACTCCCCACAATACCTTTGCCTTGCGTTCACTTCTTGAACAGAGTGTGGGTAAGAGTTCCTCCTTCTCTACCAACAACCCCTTTGTTGACTGTGCGTTCTTCCCTGATACAAGAACACTCGTGCTCGCCAATGGAAGTCCTGAAGAGCAAGCTGCGGTGGTGCGTGTTGGGAACGAGACACGAAATGCGCAGATGGAAGGCTTTAGGATGAAGATACTCAAGCTATAG
- a CDS encoding family 1 glycosylhydrolase, whose amino-acid sequence MKTDQFLWCCGIEDTFIADPHPHTGKTLDEYELTGHYQSWKADFAKVKSLGVDALRWGIPWYKVQPEEDRWDWSWTDQAIPYLVEDQKVDLILDLMHYGTPLWMQGSFLHPDYPQYVEAYTAKVIERYGNLIHMATPFNEPHTAAEFAGRRAQWPPYLSDYDGYLAVYKAIMKGTLRQTALLQASGCTCVQVECSGGTLTEEPVLSDTALIETTVQSMFFDFLTGDLSPLEPLYPFLKEHGFTSSDFSYFSQRGTGIDVMGVNFYPQFSFQHIGLDREGKEVRKNHQLWTEDLIRTLHSRYERYHCPMMVTETSVRDDLAMKEKWLGEASQAVLAEYASGLPVVGFTWFPVIDMYDWEYRVGEGTKDQFKARFGFWDQERNEYCGASQYRKIIAGAKESRR is encoded by the coding sequence ATGAAAACAGATCAATTTCTCTGGTGTTGTGGCATTGAGGATACGTTTATCGCCGATCCTCATCCTCATACGGGCAAAACGCTGGATGAGTATGAGCTCACCGGCCACTACCAGAGCTGGAAGGCCGATTTTGCCAAGGTAAAAAGCTTGGGTGTGGATGCCCTGCGCTGGGGAATCCCCTGGTACAAGGTACAGCCGGAGGAAGACCGCTGGGACTGGTCCTGGACCGACCAGGCAATTCCTTATCTGGTGGAAGACCAGAAGGTGGATCTCATCCTCGATCTCATGCACTATGGCACGCCATTGTGGATGCAGGGCTCCTTTCTCCATCCTGATTATCCGCAGTATGTCGAGGCGTATACAGCAAAGGTCATCGAACGGTACGGGAACCTGATCCATATGGCAACCCCGTTCAATGAACCGCATACGGCAGCGGAGTTTGCAGGACGTAGGGCTCAGTGGCCTCCCTACCTTTCGGATTATGACGGCTATCTTGCCGTCTACAAGGCGATCATGAAGGGAACGCTCAGGCAGACTGCACTGTTGCAAGCTTCTGGCTGTACGTGTGTACAGGTGGAGTGCTCGGGTGGAACGCTGACTGAAGAGCCTGTGCTTTCTGACACGGCACTCATCGAGACTACCGTACAGTCGATGTTCTTTGACTTCCTTACCGGAGACTTGTCCCCCCTGGAACCGCTCTACCCATTTCTGAAAGAGCACGGCTTCACCTCCTCTGATTTCTCCTACTTTTCCCAGAGGGGAACCGGTATCGATGTCATGGGAGTGAACTTCTATCCGCAGTTCTCTTTCCAGCACATTGGTCTTGATAGGGAAGGAAAGGAAGTGAGGAAGAATCATCAGCTCTGGACAGAGGATCTGATACGCACACTGCATAGCCGGTATGAGCGCTACCACTGCCCGATGATGGTAACCGAGACCAGTGTGCGCGATGACTTGGCCATGAAGGAAAAGTGGCTGGGAGAGGCCTCACAGGCCGTGCTGGCTGAGTATGCGTCAGGGCTTCCTGTTGTGGGCTTCACCTGGTTCCCTGTCATCGACATGTACGACTGGGAGTATCGGGTGGGGGAAGGAACGAAGGACCAGTTCAAGGCAAGGTTTGGGTTCTGGGACCAAGAGCGCAATGAGTATTGCGGTGCTTCTCAGTACCGGAAGATCATAGCTGGGGCAAAGGAGTCGAGAAGATGA
- a CDS encoding APC family permease gives MGKKQRKLGLFDSVHLLVGGMIGSAIFSLSGLTILSAGPAALISWVLGALILLAYGLQTAELASKYPQSGGVFTFPALLLGKNREQGRLWGWISAWAYLFGCIAGASFSAIYIGIYLGVAFPVFSSMQVPLALLAVLFSGFLNMLRFRITGKTTTFLTLFLGLTLLLFVFSVFGSGRWDASLLTPFFTQGSGGATGFLDALPLAMVAYGAIVALSFLVGEVERPHRTVPKAMAIAMAVVLVLYLLVLVATLGLVSSSYLQENVGMQYIPLYAAASFLPGLPFLPALISISALLALVTTMIVTMALAAHTLQACAGNGILPPFLAKESKKTGSPIGATVVVVVVTGFFSAIPQLTNILINLGALCNVIVVAIVCLTVLSSRTQHPELGENSFKAPGGRVLPILTLGVLVATYIPSVLGGGWQLWVATLVYYVIGMAFYARRRSAQ, from the coding sequence ATGGGTAAGAAACAACGAAAACTAGGCCTCTTTGACAGCGTACATCTTTTGGTCGGGGGTATGATCGGTTCGGCCATCTTCTCCCTCTCCGGCCTGACCATCCTCAGTGCAGGCCCAGCTGCACTCATTTCCTGGGTGTTGGGGGCTCTCATTCTCCTGGCCTATGGCTTGCAAACGGCAGAGCTTGCTTCCAAGTACCCGCAGAGTGGTGGTGTGTTTACCTTTCCTGCACTCCTGCTTGGCAAGAACCGCGAACAAGGAAGACTCTGGGGATGGATCTCAGCTTGGGCCTACCTCTTTGGCTGTATTGCCGGAGCTTCCTTCTCAGCCATTTATATCGGCATCTACCTCGGTGTTGCGTTTCCTGTTTTCTCATCGATGCAGGTTCCGTTGGCATTGCTCGCAGTTCTCTTCAGCGGCTTTCTGAACATGCTCCGCTTCCGCATCACAGGAAAAACCACCACCTTCCTGACACTCTTTTTGGGGCTCACGCTGTTGCTGTTCGTCTTCTCAGTCTTTGGAAGCGGACGCTGGGATGCTTCCTTGCTCACGCCTTTCTTCACCCAAGGCAGTGGCGGTGCAACGGGCTTTCTTGATGCCCTGCCGCTTGCAATGGTTGCCTACGGGGCCATCGTTGCTCTCTCCTTCTTGGTAGGGGAGGTGGAACGTCCGCATCGCACCGTTCCCAAGGCGATGGCAATTGCCATGGCCGTGGTACTGGTACTCTATCTGCTGGTCTTGGTGGCAACCTTGGGGTTGGTCTCCTCCTCCTACCTGCAGGAAAACGTGGGCATGCAGTACATCCCCTTGTATGCGGCTGCATCCTTCCTTCCAGGATTGCCGTTCCTGCCTGCCCTCATCTCCATCTCAGCACTCCTTGCCCTGGTCACGACCATGATCGTCACCATGGCCCTTGCGGCCCATACCCTGCAAGCCTGTGCTGGCAATGGCATTCTTCCCCCCTTCCTTGCCAAGGAGAGCAAGAAGACAGGATCCCCGATTGGCGCAACGGTAGTAGTTGTCGTGGTAACAGGATTCTTCTCTGCAATTCCCCAGCTGACCAATATCCTGATCAACCTCGGTGCGCTTTGCAACGTCATCGTGGTAGCAATTGTGTGTCTTACGGTCCTTTCTTCCAGAACACAACATCCGGAATTGGGTGAGAACTCCTTCAAGGCACCGGGAGGAAGAGTCTTGCCGATCCTCACCCTCGGTGTCCTGGTTGCGACGTATATCCCCAGCGTACTGGGTGGTGGCTGGCAGCTCTGGGTTGCCACCTTGGTCTATTATGTGATCGGGATGGCCTTCTATGCTCGGCGAAGGAGTGCCCAATGA